A DNA window from Daucus carota subsp. sativus chromosome 3, DH1 v3.0, whole genome shotgun sequence contains the following coding sequences:
- the LOC108210934 gene encoding probable 3-hydroxyisobutyrate dehydrogenase-like 1, mitochondrial, producing the protein MSRSLICAKPIFFTTKITTHLRRSMSSITTAEPRSPSNTRLGWIGTGVMGLSMCSHLLKAGYTLTVFTRTQSKAQPLLDLGAKWAASPSSVASQSDVVFSIVGYPSDVRHVTLHPNSGALSGLNPGGILVDMTTSDPSLAVEIADAAAAKGCFSVDAPVSGGDRGARNGSLSIFAGGDKKVIDTLSPLFNLLGKVNYMGVSGKGQFAKLGNQITIASTMVGLIEGMMFAHKAGLDLSLFINAISTGAAGSKSLELYGYRILKRDFEAGFFVNHFVKDLGICLRECQNMGIALPGLALAQQLYVSLQAHGEGDLGTQALVLALERLNNVSLQSVASSTEMA; encoded by the coding sequence ATGAGTCGCTCGTTAATTTGTGCAAAACCCATCTTCTTCACTACCAAAATCACCACACATCTCCGCCGCAGCATGTCGAGCATCACCACCGCCGAGCCACGCAGTCCATCCAACACCCGTCTGGGCTGGATCGGTACAGGCGTTATGGGCCTTTCCATGTGCTCTCACTTGCTCAAAGCCGGCTACACTCTCACTGTCTTCACTCGCACCCAATCCAAAGCCCAACCCCTCCTCGATTTGGGCGCCAAGTGGGCCGCCTCCCCCTCTTCCGTCGCTTCTCAATCCGACGTCGTTTTCTCCATCGTCGGCTACCCTTCCGACGTCCGCCACGTCACCCTTCACCCAAATTCCGGCGCTCTTTCCGGCTTAAATCCCGGGGGAATCCTCGTCGATATGACAACCTCCGACCCCTCTCTGGCCGTGGAGATCGCCGATGCTGCCGCCGCGAAAGGGTGCTTCTCCGTCGACGCTCCGGTGTCCGGCGGCGACCGTGGGGCCCGCAATGGGAGTTTGTCGATATTTGCAGGGGGCGATAAGAAGGTGATAGATACATTATCTCCTCTATTCAATCTTCTTGGTAAAGTTAATTATATGGGTGTTTCTGGAAAAGGCCAGTTTGCGAAATTAGGTAATCAAATTACAATTGCGTCTACTATGGTTGGATTGATTGAAGGAATGATGTTTGCCCATAAGGCTGGTCTGGACTTATCTTTGTTTATAAATGCCATTTCCACTGGTGCTGCTGGTTCGAAATCGCTTGAATTATATGGCTATAGGATTTTAAAGAGGGATTTCGAGGCCGGGTTTTTTGTCAATCATTTTGTTAAAGATTTGGGGATTTGCTTAAGGGAGTGTCAGAACATGGGTATTGCATTGCCGGGGTTAGCTTTGGCACAGCAGCTTTATGTTTCACTTCAAGCTCATGGGGAAGGTGATTTGGGTACTCAAGCTTTGGTTTTGGCCTTAGAGAGGCTTAACAATGTGTCGCTTCAGTCTGTGGCTTCTTCAACTGAAATGGCTTAG
- the LOC108211872 gene encoding senescence/dehydration-associated protein At4g35985, chloroplastic: MNCFKSKKPSNSLASPEKPSPTIVNQAMQNTAELKNVKHEVLLRIPGCKVHLMDEGEALELSHGDFTLFRISDGNISIATTIKVGDDLQWPLTKDEPVVKLDAFHYLFSLPMQNSNPLSYGVTFSDQTAGSLKLLDTFLIEHSCFSASRVSTSRNKDVDWKEFAPRINDYNSVLARAIAGGTGQIVRGIFILSNAYTNQVQKGGEMIQTRAVEGTHGGTITESKGNKSNPATRKSNVNKSIKRVRKLSKMTEKMSKSLLDGVGLATGSVMGPVMRSQAGKGFLNMVPGEVLLASLDAVNKVLDAVEVAEKQTMSATSGAATRMVSNRFGESAGEATGDVLATAGHCAGTAWNIFKIRKAINPASSVSSGILKNAPRK; encoded by the exons ATGAATTGTTTCAAGTCCAAAAAACCTTCCAATTCATTAGCTTCTCCTGAAAAACCTTCACCTACTATTGTAAATCAAGCAATGCAGAACACCGCAGAACTGAAAAATGTTAAGCACGAAGTTTTACTGCGTATCCCCGGATGCAAAGTCCACCTTATGGATGAAGGAGAAGCTTTAGAACTCTCACACGGGGACTTCACACTGTTCCGAATATCAGATGGCAACATATCCATCGCGACGACTATCAAAGTTGGTGATGATCTCCAATGGCCTCTGACTAAAGACGAACCAGTAGTGAAGCTTGATGCTTTTCACTACCTGTTTTCTTTGCCGATGCAAAATAGTAATCCTTTGAGCTACGGGGTCACTTTTTCGGACCAAACTGCTGGGAGTTTGAAATTGCTGGATACATTTTTGATTGAACATTCTTGCTTCTCTGCCTCAAGAGTATCTACTAGCCGAAACAAAGATGTTGACTGGAAAGAATTTGCTCCAAGAATAAACGACTACAATAGCGTTTTGGCCAGGGCGATTGCTGGAGGAACAGGTCAAATTGTCAGGGGAATTTTCATCCTCAGCAACGCTTATACTAACCAG GTGCAGAAGGGAGGTGAAATGATCCAAACACGAGCGGTGGAGGGTACACATGGTGGAACCATCACTGAAAGTAAAGGCAACAAGAGTAATCCTGCAACCAGAAAGAGCAATGTCAATAAAAGTATCAAACG AGTAAGAAAATTATCAAAGATGACAGAGAAGATGAGCAAATCTTTACTAGATGGCGTCGGGCTTGCTACTGGTTCTGTAATGGGACCCGTGATGCGATCTCAAGCAGGAAAGGGATTTCTTAACATGGTTCCCGGAGAAGTTCTCTTGGCTTCCCTTGATGCAGTCA ACAAAGTGTTAGATGCAGTTGAAGTTGCTGAAAAACAGACCATGTCTGCGACTTCTGGTGCGGCAACTAGGATGGTTAGTAACAG GTTCGGAGAAAGTGCAGGAGAGGCTACAGGAGATGTGTTGGCCACAGCAGGACATTGTGCAGGCACGGCATGGAATATATTCAAGATACGAAAGGCCATAAATCCTGCCTCCTCAGTTAGCTCTGGAATTCTCAAAAATGCGCCCAGAAAATAA